From Rhodococcus sp. B7740:
CTCGAAGCGCTTGCCCTGGCGGACGTCGGACACGCCGGAGATCCCCAGACGGCCGAGCGCTCCTGCGATCGCCTGACCCTGCGGATCGAGAATCTCGGCCTTGGGCATGACATCGACAACGACTCGGGCCACGAAAGCGCTCCTTGAAATACGTACAGCAAGACAGTTACCGGCAGGTGGGAGTCTACGCAGCCCTGGCGGGAGGCGCGAAACCGCGCTTACTGTGGAGTCCATGCGGCTGACACACTTCGGACATTCCTGCGTTCTCGTCGAACTCAACGGCACCACCGCGTTGTTCGATCCCGGCACGTTCTCTCACGGGTTCGAGGGCATCACCGGACTCGACGCGATCCTCGTCACCCATCAGCATCCGGATCACGTTGATCTGCAACGGCTTCCCGCGCTCGTCGAGGCGAATCCGCGAGCGGCACTGCACGCCGATCCGATGACCGCAGGCCAGCTCGGCGGCAAATGGGCGGCAGCTCCAGCAGGCAAGGCCTTCACCGTCGGCGGCATCACGGTTACCGGCGTCGGCGGCACGCACGCCGTCATCCATCCCGAGCTGCCCGAGATCGACAACACCGGCTACCTGCTGGGCACCCCGGAGAACCCCGGCCAGCTCTTCCATCCGGGCGACTCGCTGTTCGTTCCAGAACAACAGGTCGACGTGCTCGCACTTCCTGCGGCAGCACCCTGGTCGAAGCTGTCCGAAACCGTCGAATTCTTGCGTGCGGTGGCGCCGCGGATGGCCTTCCCCATTCACCAGGCCGTGGTTGCGGAGCAGGCCAGGGGCATCTATTACGGCCGCTTCAAGGAGATGTCCGACGCCGAAATCCGCGAGCTACCCGAGGAATCCTCCGTCTCGATCTAGCCCGTGACCTCGGGCGGGAGGGTCCCGATCATGGTCACTTGCGTCCCGTCCCACCGATAGTCGATCGTCACCGGGCCGCCGGTCGGATTCGCGTTGGCGTCGTTCGCGAGCGGCCAGCGATAGTTCACCGTGATCGTGTCGGCGGATTGCGCCGCGACAGAGGTGAACCCGTAGGGCTCGAGGGTGGCCGTGCCCAGATAGTCGGCGTCATGGAAGAACAGCAGATGCGTCGGCGAACTCACCGTCGCGCCGTACGGCAAGGCTTCGACCCAGGTGAACGACGCACACGGATCGCCCATCCGCGTCGCCACCCACGGTGAATCGGCGAACACCAGCGGCAACGCGTCAACGGCCCGTGTCACCGGCCCCGACGCCAGATCCAGACACTGCGGCTCGGTGTCCGGCGGGCCAGTCGGAACCAGGTCGCCGGCCTCCTCGGGCGGTGTCCGCTGCGGCTGCGTGCCTTCGGTGACGGTGGCCGAGTCGGGTGTCACCGGAGTCGTGCTCGCCGCCGTGGCCGCCGGAACAGCCGAGGACGGTGCTGCCGCGGGCGTTCCTTGCTCCGCTCCGCCGCAGGCGACGAGAGCCGATGCACCGAGGGCGAGGAATAGAAGTCGTTTCATGAAGACCACCTGGTTCGATTCGTCCGACGCCAGGTATGTCGACCGCAAACGTGTTCCGTTACATCACGTTTCGGTCAAGAGGGCGTTACCTTCGCTGCGATCTGCATTTTTCGCACCACTACGCGCACATTTCGCGGCATTCCCGCGGATACTGCGGCACAGTGGAACGCCAGGTGCACATTGGAGCGCGCGTCATTCAGGCCAGCCGATGTCGAGCCGAACCAATTGACGAATTGCCGACTCGTCGACCGTGTCGAGTCCGTCGAGGAACGCGGCAGCGAAGGATCCCGGCCGCGACGTCGACCGGGCCGCGATCTCCGACGCCACCGCGACATGCGCGTGCGCCGCGACGGCACCGATCAGCGCATTCGGTGACACCGAGCAATAGGCAGCCGTCAGTGCACCGAGCGCACACCCGGTAGCCGTAACTCGCTGCAGCAGTGCACTTCCGCCGCCCACCTTCACCAGGCCGCCGGGACCGAGGATGTGATCGATCCCCCCTGATGCAGCCACCACGTCCACTCGATCGAGCAGCGACCGGGCCGCTTCGACCGAATCTGCCACGGCTGCAGACGAATCCACGCCGCGCGATCCACCGTCAGCGCCCGCCAGTCCCATGACTTCCGATGCATTTGCGCGAATGACGCTGGGCCGGTTGGCAAGCAGTTCCACGGCCACCTGGGTTCGCCACGGCAGACCGCCCGCTCCCACCGGATCGAGTACCCACGGCTTCCCCGCTGCCCTCGCCGCGGCCGACGCCAGCCGAGAACTTTCCACCTGCGCCGCCGTCGGAGTTCCGAGATTGACCAGGACCGCGTCGGCGATCTCCGCGAAACCGGCCGCCTCCTCTGGGTTGTCCACCATCGCCGGAGCCGCCCCTGCGGACAACAGTGCGTTCGCGACGAACTGAACCGACACGGTGTTGGTCAGACACTGCACCAGCGGATTGCGATCGCGCAGAATACGATGCGCGGCGACGATGTCGTCCAGGGTCACAGTCGAGA
This genomic window contains:
- a CDS encoding LppP/LprE family lipoprotein, with amino-acid sequence MKRLLFLALGASALVACGGAEQGTPAAAPSSAVPAATAASTTPVTPDSATVTEGTQPQRTPPEEAGDLVPTGPPDTEPQCLDLASGPVTRAVDALPLVFADSPWVATRMGDPCASFTWVEALPYGATVSSPTHLLFFHDADYLGTATLEPYGFTSVAAQSADTITVNYRWPLANDANANPTGGPVTIDYRWDGTQVTMIGTLPPEVTG
- the purS gene encoding phosphoribosylformylglycinamidine synthase subunit PurS, giving the protein MARVVVDVMPKAEILDPQGQAIAGALGRLGISGVSDVRQGKRFELEVDDTVDDAELEKIAESLLANTVIEDWTVTRVSVEPAA
- a CDS encoding MBL fold metallo-hydrolase; amino-acid sequence: MRLTHFGHSCVLVELNGTTALFDPGTFSHGFEGITGLDAILVTHQHPDHVDLQRLPALVEANPRAALHADPMTAGQLGGKWAAAPAGKAFTVGGITVTGVGGTHAVIHPELPEIDNTGYLLGTPENPGQLFHPGDSLFVPEQQVDVLALPAAAPWSKLSETVEFLRAVAPRMAFPIHQAVVAEQARGIYYGRFKEMSDAEIRELPEESSVSI
- the thiM gene encoding hydroxyethylthiazole kinase, yielding MSVSTVTLDDIVAAHRILRDRNPLVQCLTNTVSVQFVANALLSAGAAPAMVDNPEEAAGFAEIADAVLVNLGTPTAAQVESSRLASAAARAAGKPWVLDPVGAGGLPWRTQVAVELLANRPSVIRANASEVMGLAGADGGSRGVDSSAAVADSVEAARSLLDRVDVVAASGGIDHILGPGGLVKVGGGSALLQRVTATGCALGALTAAYCSVSPNALIGAVAAHAHVAVASEIAARSTSRPGSFAAAFLDGLDTVDESAIRQLVRLDIGWPE